The genomic window TTAAAATCTGAGCCTGACCTGTCTGCCGTGCCTGCCTGCCCCTTGGAATGGCAGATAGGTCCGGCACAGGCAGGCGCAGAGATTGGGGAAAATTATGGATGGGCACTACACTAATTTGACAAACACTACTAAGGCCATAAGGACAATATTATGCTGAGAACCAACGAAAATAAAATTGTTGAATTCCTTTTAGAATGCAAACCGGGCCCGCCAAGAATCAGACCCGGCTGGAAAGTCAGTCACCAAGGAAAGCCATTTATTCTGCCTAGCATTGGAGGAATTACATTGAACGTTCAGGTGGGTGATTCTGCTTTCGGACTTGCCGGAGATCATATTGAACCAGGCGCGAGCTGTACTGCCAACGCGGAAAAATTCATGGATTTTCCCAACGACTCTCTTCAGCTTTATTCTTGTGTGGGCAATGAAGCCTTCCTGGTTTCAGGAGAGGCAAAGGGTTCGAAAGGTACTGTCATAGGACTTCATGGAGGCTCAGAACATATCATCATTGACTTTGACCTGCCGGTTCTGAAAAAAATGACATATGATGATAAAATAATGGTAAAAGCAAGAGGACAAGGTCTTGAACTGACAGATTACCCTGGTATCAGGCTGTTCAACCTTGATCCCTCACTCCTTAAAAAAATGAAAATCAAAGAAACCGGTAAGGGAACTCTTCAGGTGCCCGTTACAACTCTGGTTCCGGCCAGGTGCATGGGATCTGGTGTTGGAGCCGCCCATGTTGCAGCAGGAGATTATGATGTGATGACAAGTGATCCTGAAACAGTGAAGGAATACAGACTTGATAAAATAAGATTAGGTGATTTTGTTGCCCTGATGGATCATGACAATTCCTATGGCAGAGCTTATAAAAAAGGTGCTGTCAGTATTGGAATTGTGGTTCATTCTGACTGTCTGCTTGCAGGACACGGCCCGGGTGTTTCTACCCTAATGACATGTTCTGAACCTCTTATTGAACCGGTGATTGATCCGAAGGCAAATATTGCGGATATTTTGAAAATAGGCAGAAAACGAAAAAAATCCGGAAAATAAAAATACTTAACTAGAACGACATAAGGATACGACATTTTTTTCTAGCTAGTGTCCATCCATAAATGGCCAACCGCAATCTGAGACCTTTGAAAAACGCTCCTTTTTGCCCAATCTTCGCCTTCGCTATGGCTACGGCGTGACAAGTCCGCCAATCAGCGGCGGACAGGCTGCGTCTGGTTCAGATTTTAATGTCCCGGTCAGGGAATGGGAGAATCTTGGGCTTTCCATCCGAAAACTTTAGTTGGATCGTTTTTTTAGTAAGGTTCAAGGATTCAAGGGGCCCAGGGTTCGAGTGAGAAACCGGGATTTAAAGAAAGATGTTTTTCACTTGACCCCTTGGCCCTTAAGCTTACGGTTTCAGCCGATAGTAGTTTAATCCTCGAAATACTTCATATATGGATGTCCGTCCCGCTTGGCTTTTTAAGCGGGGCGGTTGAAATTTTCGCCTTCCCCTCCGGGGCGTAGGCCTTACGGACCGGAGGTCTGACCTTCCCCGATTTTTCTCATTCATGGATGGACACTAATTGACGACCTCGCTGAAATCGATTCTCCGGTAAGATCAGAAAACAGAAAAATTTTTCTTGACGGGGCGACGAATGAGAAGGTATTGAAAACTGACTGAGCGCTCAGTTGAATATTAACCGGTGCCCGATATCCAATGTCAAAACTCTCCAGAAAAAAAGACATCCTTGAAGCGGCCACCCTCCTGTTTTCCCGCAAAGGGTTCAGGGAGACCTCCATGTCAGATCTTTGCAGGATGACCGGAGTGGCCGAGGGCACCATATTTTACCACTTCAAGAGCAAGGAAGAGCTTTTCATCTCGGTCTTGGAAAGGCTGAAGCAGGATATCCTGGACGAGTTCCAACGATACATGGAAGAGAACCGGTTCCGAACCGGGCTGGACATGGTGCTGGGGGTGGCGCGCTTGTATCTGCATCTTGCCGGGCTTATGCAAGACCGTTTCCTCATCCTGCATCGCCATTACCCATACGAGCTTGCCGAGGTGAACCCGGTGTGCCGGGGACACCTCGAGGAAATCTATAAATGTTTCCTGGACATCTTCGAAAAGGCCATTCGCAAAGGAAAGGAGGATGGTTCCATCGGAGATGTCTGTGCGGGAAAGACCGCTTGGATCCTTTTTTCGATGGTGGACGGTTTGGTGCGATTCGACACTTACAACCTCTACGAGGCAGGTTCCCTTTACCGCGAATTGATCGAATCCTGTCGCAGGATATTGAAGAACGAAAAATCCAGGAGCGGAAGCAGCCCATGATCACACGAATATTCCCTTTTCTCGGTTGGTTTAAGGATTACGGACTTGACTCCTTCAGGCTGGACGCCCTTTCGGGCCTGACAGTAGCACTGGTACTGATCCCACAATCAATGGCCTACGCCCAGCTGGCCGGACTCCCACCCTATTACGGCCTCTATGCCTCATTCCTGCCGCCCATGGTCGCGGCCCTTTTCGGCTCAAGCCTCCAGTTGGCCACAGGTCCCGTGGCCGTTGTTTCCTTGATGACTTCGGCATCCCTTGCCCCCATCGCCACCCAGGGGAGTGCAGGATACATAACCTATGCCATCCTCCTGGCCCTCATGGTAGGCCTGTTTCAGTTCACCCTTGGCCTCCTGAGGCTGGGACTCGTGGTGAACTTCCTTTCCCATCCGGTGGTCAACGGCTTCACCAATGCGGCGGCCCTTATCATCGCGTCCAGCCAGTTCTCCAAGTTGTTCGGAGTGCACGTGGACAATGCCGAGCATCACTACGAGACCATTTTCAATGTTTTCCGGGAGGCCCTCCATTACACCCATTGGCCCACCCTTATCATGGGGATTTCGGCCTTTGTCATCATGTACGGACTGAAAAGGATCGCCCCCAAGATCCCCAACGTACTCGTGGCGGTGGTGGTGACCACCGTGATCTCCTGGGCCACCGGTTTCGAGCATAACCGCGTGGTGGATATTTCGAGCCTCGAATTCCCCCAGGCCAGGGGAATGATCAAGGCCTTCAATGACAAACTGGATGATCTCGATACCTTTGCTGAGCAGCGGACCGAGATCAGCAAGGCCCTGGATGAGGCCTCCAAACACCATGACATGGTGGAGGTGCTCAACACAGAGCACGCTCTCACAGTTATTACCTTCAACATCGGGAGGCTCAATTCCGAGATCCGATCCTTGAGGGCGGCCTTAAGAAGAATGCTTTTTCACGGAGTGGAACAGCCCGACGGCTCGATCAAGTTTTATCCCAAGGGCCAATTGCCGGCCGGGGTAAAGGGAGACGGGCGCATCTGGCACCTAAAGGTGGGCAACAAACCCCTCAACCCCGACAAGCTGCTCATGATCGGAGGGGGGGAAGTGGTGGGCGTGATCCCGAAGGGCCTTCCCTCCTTCTCGTTGCCCGAGATCGATCCCAAAGCGATGGCCCATCTCCTTCCCTTTGCCGCGATCATTTCACTCCTGGGATTCATGGAGGCCATCTCTATTGCAAAGGCAATGGCCGCAAAGACCGGACAACGGCTCGATCCCAACCAGGAACTGATCGGCCAGGGATTGGCGAATATCCTGGGATCCGTCGCCAAAAGCTATCCCACCTCCGGTTCCTTTTCCCGTTCCGCCGTCAATCTCCAATCAGGGGCCGTCACGGGTCTTTCCAGCGTGTTTACGAGTCTCGCCGTGGTCATCGTGCTTTTCTTTTTTACTCCCCTCCTGTATCATCTACCCCAGGCGGTACT from Deltaproteobacteria bacterium includes these protein-coding regions:
- a CDS encoding DUF4438 domain-containing protein, which translates into the protein MLRTNENKIVEFLLECKPGPPRIRPGWKVSHQGKPFILPSIGGITLNVQVGDSAFGLAGDHIEPGASCTANAEKFMDFPNDSLQLYSCVGNEAFLVSGEAKGSKGTVIGLHGGSEHIIIDFDLPVLKKMTYDDKIMVKARGQGLELTDYPGIRLFNLDPSLLKKMKIKETGKGTLQVPVTTLVPARCMGSGVGAAHVAAGDYDVMTSDPETVKEYRLDKIRLGDFVALMDHDNSYGRAYKKGAVSIGIVVHSDCLLAGHGPGVSTLMTCSEPLIEPVIDPKANIADILKIGRKRKKSGK
- a CDS encoding TetR/AcrR family transcriptional regulator, whose protein sequence is MSKLSRKKDILEAATLLFSRKGFRETSMSDLCRMTGVAEGTIFYHFKSKEELFISVLERLKQDILDEFQRYMEENRFRTGLDMVLGVARLYLHLAGLMQDRFLILHRHYPYELAEVNPVCRGHLEEIYKCFLDIFEKAIRKGKEDGSIGDVCAGKTAWILFSMVDGLVRFDTYNLYEAGSLYRELIESCRRILKNEKSRSGSSP
- a CDS encoding SulP family inorganic anion transporter; the protein is MITRIFPFLGWFKDYGLDSFRLDALSGLTVALVLIPQSMAYAQLAGLPPYYGLYASFLPPMVAALFGSSLQLATGPVAVVSLMTSASLAPIATQGSAGYITYAILLALMVGLFQFTLGLLRLGLVVNFLSHPVVNGFTNAAALIIASSQFSKLFGVHVDNAEHHYETIFNVFREALHYTHWPTLIMGISAFVIMYGLKRIAPKIPNVLVAVVVTTVISWATGFEHNRVVDISSLEFPQARGMIKAFNDKLDDLDTFAEQRTEISKALDEASKHHDMVEVLNTEHALTVITFNIGRLNSEIRSLRAALRRMLFHGVEQPDGSIKFYPKGQLPAGVKGDGRIWHLKVGNKPLNPDKLLMIGGGEVVGVIPKGLPSFSLPEIDPKAMAHLLPFAAIISLLGFMEAISIAKAMAAKTGQRLDPNQELIGQGLANILGSVAKSYPTSGSFSRSAVNLQSGAVTGLSSVFTSLAVVIVLFFFTPLLYHLPQAVLASVIMMAVIGLVNVSGFIHAWEAKWYDGAISIITFIATLAFAPHLDKGIMVGVVLSLLVFLYKSMRPTVATLARYEDQSLRDCATFGLKECEYISMIRFDGPLFFANASYLEDEITERMRLRPNLKHIILVSNGINDIDASGEETLSLLVDRVRSAGLDISMSGVNETVLTVLRRTHFIERIGEDHIYPTMEKAINGIYADTHRDSQEEVCPLMTVCRIE